Part of the Prevotella communis genome is shown below.
AAATTTACAATCTTTACACCATGTTTTAATGGCGCAGATACTATAAACCGTGTCTTTTCTTCTATGGAGAAACAGACCTATACTAATTTTGAATGGTTTATAGTTAATGACGGATCTACGGATAATAGTAAAACAACGATTATAGATCTAATTAATAATAGCACTATTAAAGATAAGATCACCTTTATTGATCAAGAAAATTGTGGTAAGCATATCTCTTGGAATAAGGTTGCAGGTCTCGCAGATAGTGATTATTTTATATGTGCAGATTGTGATGATAGTTTTGTTAACATTTCTTTGGAGTTTTTAAACGAGAAAGCGAATTATATAGAGGACCTTAATGATTCAACTATCGTAGGTATTAATGTGTGCACACGTGACCCCAATACTGGGAACATGAAATGTGACCCTTATCCTAAGGATGGTCTAATTTGTGACTATATAGAACTTGAATATAAATATAAGTGCACGGGTGAACATTGGTATATCAATAAGACAAACGAAATAAAGCAAATTGTTTTTCCTAATATTAAAAGTCGGTTTTATCCTGAAAATAGGGTCTGGTTTGCACTTTCTGTTAAAGGACTAAAACAAATTTGCTTCAATGCTTGCTTAAGGGATTACTATTTTAGTCCTAATGGGTTATGCGCGAATAGAGACTGGCAGTGGAGAATTGATATCAAAAAAGCCAAAATGTATTTGCATTATTATGCATGGATGGTATTTGTCCCTGGCCGGAGAATATTTAATATCTCTCCTTTAGCTTTCTTCCGCAGAATAAGGATGCTCATAGTTCAATTTTTCAAATATCTGTTTTTATTAGTTCTAAATGTCTT
Proteins encoded:
- a CDS encoding glycosyltransferase family 2 protein, translated to MFLISKKSVKNYKFTIFTPCFNGADTINRVFSSMEKQTYTNFEWFIVNDGSTDNSKTTIIDLINNSTIKDKITFIDQENCGKHISWNKVAGLADSDYFICADCDDSFVNISLEFLNEKANYIEDLNDSTIVGINVCTRDPNTGNMKCDPYPKDGLICDYIELEYKYKCTGEHWYINKTNEIKQIVFPNIKSRFYPENRVWFALSVKGLKQICFNACLRDYYFSPNGLCANRDWQWRIDIKKAKMYLHYYAWMVFVPGRRIFNISPLAFFRRIRMLIVQFFKYLFLLVLNVFTAHTRG